A genomic region of Cygnus atratus isolate AKBS03 ecotype Queensland, Australia chromosome 13, CAtr_DNAZoo_HiC_assembly, whole genome shotgun sequence contains the following coding sequences:
- the LOC118245639 gene encoding rho GTPase-activating protein 20-like has protein sequence MKPIVQRRRSTPSAITKALSKSKYHSRETTLSSSHSDNGLPSWMFGSPGSTFILDERVQLTVGLQTQERHLILFSDMLIIAKSKSSASLKLKKQVHLSEVWTGTCLSEVTEKKMSPENSFVIGWPIINYVVTFSSADVKERWLSALLWHISEIKQNEYLKNLTLQIFVLDADNCSSTTAVNVSNVETAESVMRKTLLQIGLPGRTNDHHLWVISGKDGPAYPLIGHEHPFSIALYCLRDSVDQQQGTNNNTLLADGSETSFLEQLPKEKQCQFVLKPRLQVPLQLKRESLQKHTKRKKSLIDWALRRSTSTPTDSPPSQSPTTPRKLFGLSLSSVCPDGILPKPIMDMLLLLYHEGPSTRGIFRRSANAKTCKELKEKLNSGGDVQVDGESVFVAAAVITDFLRNIPDSVLSSDMHGLWMEAVDTENRAHKIEAIKSLVNQLPDANLILLRHLFGVLHHIEQNSGVNQMNAFNLALCIAPNMLWLPSPTGPEEESRSTKKVAMLVQFLIENSAEIFGGDIASLFQRSDKKKSKNSEESLGIGLAQNDDSSDELEFSACDPERPKHCLVPETDAIFEQSSSLLLDEEQEDWDLFSEITACYQSKAQNNTSADSYDLLEEEGSFCSIGSIRSLSPARDRCSSEPSVCLSSQLPAQSHEPVARQSSCDATIMHSHTDYIHRLKQLQVESQKLIDEGLSAGGNKVRQNLWQSPQTSSRVKKSSLSNRSSFSSLSSTTTSPSASSLSSLDSAFSYCSESSAVSPTDVSSLPFMFGTSARLHAVSPKIAKRSPKEWHKSFTSPMPLHLCDLDSFHEYESKAVDSSHFGGERKSSASVSRAAVGSPLTNTDWEKEERQLSCAGGSGPVLRSQDCAKELKQNPEPLTGSPTSEKFPPISQQQHREKAVKHIEIKSVDDCPPSQESLKRTKITFYMAPNKESCQGSPVEEEEECSKANTNSSDSSSSNNEQSLSKSLQTVRVHIPQTVFYGQNTPLVLQSTSRRHHHEPTILSLQAEHKESPQSASTPTELESKPVEVVQAPAQSKGFNTFSHTIRIILPASIRNTVREYFKHDETKTCPMAEAEAVENELLRSRMEWLRSQPLAEVTTEECDAVAFAEETFV, from the exons GGAAACTaccctctcctcttcccattCAGACAATGGGCTGCCAAGTTGGATGTTCGGCAGCCCAGGCTCCACTTTCATCCTGGATGAGCGAGTACAGCTAACTGTGGGCTTACAGACCCAGGAGAGACATTTGATCTTGTTCAGTGACATGCTGATCATCGCCAAGTCCAA GTCTTCTGCCAGCCTGAAGCTGAAAAAGCAGGTACATCTGAGTGAAGTGTGGACCGGCACCTGTCTCAGCGaagtgacagagaaaaagatgagTCCTGAGAATTCGTTTGTCATCGGCTGGCCTATCATCAACTATGTTGTCACCTTCAG CTCAGCTGACGTGAAGGAACGATGGCTGTCTGCATTACTATG GCATATCAGTGagataaaacagaatgaatatCTGAAGAATCTAACCCTTCAAATCTTTGTGCTGGATGCTGATAACTGTTCTTCT aCCACTGCAGTCAATGTGTCCAATGTGGAAACTGCAGAGAGTGTGATGAGGAAGACGCTTCTACAGATTGGACTTCCT GGCAGGACAAATGACCATCATCTCTGGGTGATCTCAGGAAAAGATGGGCCTGCTTACCCTCTCATTG GGCACGAGCATCCTTTCAGCATCGCATTGTACTGTCTCCGAGATTCTGTTGACCAGCAACAAGGAACCAACAATAACACCCTGCTGGCTGATGGGTCAGAAACCTCCTTCCTTGAGCagcttccaaaagaaaaacagtgtcaGTTTGTCCTGAAACCCAGGCTCCAAGTTCCATTGCAGCTGAAGAGAG AGTCACTGCAGAAACACACCAAGAGGAAGAAGTCCTTGATTGACTGGGCCCTGCGCCGTAGCACCAGCACACCCACAGACAGCCCTCCTTCACAGTCGCCTACCACCCCACGGAAGCTCTTTGGCCTGTCTCTATCCTCTGTCTGTCCTGACGGGATCCTTCCCAAGCCAATCATG GATATGCTGCTCCTGCTGTACCATGAAGGTCCCTCCACTAGGGGCATTTTCAGACGCTCTGCCAATGCCAAGACTTGCAAGGAATTGAAAGAGAAGCTGAACTCTGGAGGTGATGTCCAGGTGGACGGAGAGTCAGTCTTTGTGGCTGCAGCTGTCATCACG gATTTTCTCCGAAATATACCTGACAGTGTTCTATCCTCAGACATGCACGGACTGTGGATGGAAGCTGTGGATACAGAAAATCGGGCACATAAAATTGAAGCTATCAAAAG CCTAGTCAATCAGCTCCCAGACGCCAACCTCATCTTACTCAGGCACCTCTTTGGAGTTCTTCATCACATTGAGCAGAATTCGGGTGTGAATCAGATGAATGCCTTTAACCTGGCTCTTTGTATAGCACCCAATATGCTGTGGCTACCTAGTCCCACTGGGCCTGAGGAGGAGAGCAGGTCTACAAAGAAG GTAGCTATGTTAGTGCAGTTTCTGATTGAAAACTCAGCAGAGATTTTCGGAGGTGACATTGCTTCATTGTTTCAAAGATCAGATAAAAAGAAGTCCAAAAACTCTGAGGAATCTCTGG GCATAGGCTTGGCTCAGAATGATGATTCCTCCGATGAGCTGGAATTTTCTGCTTGTGACCCAGAAAGACCAAAGCATTGCCTGGTACCTGAAACAGATGCCATTTTTGAACAATCTAGCAGCTTGTTACTCGATGAGGAGCAAGAAGACTGGGACTTGTTCAGTGAGATCACAGCCTGCTACCAAAGCAAAGCCCAGAATAACACCAGTGCGGATAGCTATGACCTCCTAGAAGAGGAGGGCTCCTTCTGCTCCATTGGCTCAATACGCTCACTCAGCCCAGCCAGGGACCGGTGCTCGTCAGAGCCCAGTGTCTGCCTTAGCTCCCAGCTTCCTGCTCAGAGCCATGAGCCCGTGGCTCGCCAGTCTAGCTGTGATGCGACCATCATGCACAGCCATACAGACTACATCCACAGGCTCAAGCAACTACAGGTGGAGAGCCAGAAGTTGATTGACGAAGGCCTAAGCGCTGGGGGTAATAAGGTCAGGCAGAATTTGTGGCAGTCACCTCAGACCAGCTCTAGGGTGAAGAAATCCAGCCTATCCAACAGGTCCAGCTTCTCTAGTCTGTCCTCCACCACCACATCCCCATCTGCCTCCTCACTTAGCTCCTTAGACAGTGCTTTCTCCTACTGCTCAGAGTCATCAGCTGTTAGTCCTACAGATGTCTCCTCCCTGCCATTCATGTTTGGCACGTCTGCCAGACTTCATGCTGTGTCTCCCAAGATTGCCAAGAGGTCCCCAAAAGAGTGGCACAAGTCTTTCACCTCTCCTATGCCTTTACATCTGTGTGACCTGGACAGTTTCCATGAGTATGAATCCAAGGCTGTAGACAGCAGCCATTTtgggggggagaggaaaagttCTGCATctgtcagcagagctgcagtgggAAGCCCACTAACCAACACTGactgggaaaaggaggagagacAGCTGAGTTGTGCAGGGGGCTCTGGTCCAGTGCTCAGAAGCCAGGATTGTGCCAAGGAGCTAAAACAAAATCCCGAGCCCTTAACTGGCAGCCCAACCAGTGAGAAATTCCCACCGATCAGccaacagcagcacagggagaagGCGGTGAAGCACATTGAAATCAAAAGCGTTGATGACTGCCCTCCAAGTCAGGAAAGCCTGAAGCGCACCAAGATAACTTTTTACATGGCCCCAAATAAAGAAAGCTGTCAGGGGTCTCcagtggaagaggaagaggagtgtTCCAAGGCAAACACCAACAGCAGCGACTCATCCAGTAGCAACAATGAGCAAAGCCTGTCTAAGAGCTTGCAGACTGTGAGAGTCCATATCCCCCAGACAGTTTTCTATGGGCAGAATACCCCCCTTGTCCTCCAGTCCACCTCCAGGCGACACCACCATGAACCAACAATCCTGTCCTTACAGGCAGAGCACAAAGAGAGTCCCCAAAGTGCCTCCACTCCCACTGAGCTGGAGAGCAAGCCAGTGGAAGTGGTGCAGGCACCAGCCCAGAGTAAGGGCTTCAACACATTCAGCCACACCATCCGTATCATCCTCCCTGCCTCCATTCGAAACACTGTCAGGGAATATTTCAAACATGATGAAACCAAGACCTGTCCCATGGCTGAGGCAGAAGCAGTGGAAAATGAACTTCTTCGGAGCAGGATGGAGTGGCTCAGGAGCCAGCCACTGGCAGAGGTGACCACGGAGGAGTGTGATGCAGTTGCATTTGCAGAAGAGACGTTTGTCTAG